From Arachis hypogaea cultivar Tifrunner chromosome 3, arahy.Tifrunner.gnm2.J5K5, whole genome shotgun sequence:
ataataatagtaataatattgTTTAGTTatcgtttttattattattattattattattattattattattattattattattattattattattaactgatatcatttagaatttaataattatcattttttttgcaGGCTAATAGGAATTTGTTGCACAGAAAACTCGATCCGCCCGATACTTTTAATGAGGTAGCTGCAGCGGCACTTGAATTTACCCGGTTTCAACACATTTTGCGAGTAGGCGAAATGAGAGGTCGTTCTGCACTACTGAGTGCCTTGGTGGAACGCTGGAGGCCGGAGACTCACACGTTTCATCTTCCGGTCGGTGAAGTAATAGTGACACTGGAAGATGCGAGCTATATTCTTGGTCTCCCAATTAGTGGGGAGGCCGTTACGGGTAGATTAGACAGCAGTCACCAGTTTTTGGTGGCAAAATGTATTGCGTATTTTGGTTGGGAGCCCGGTCCGCAAGATCACGCGTTGGGGAAGTTTAATATTGCATGGGTCCGGCGGTGTAGAGACACCGAACCGTGTGACACTCAGGAGTCTGTTGAGTGGTACGTCCGGGCGCACATTTTCTGCGTGCTCAGAACAGTTGTGTTTCCGGATAAGTCGACCACTTCATTTAACTCGAAGTTTCTACCGCTACTTTGGAATTTCCACCGGATTTCAGCATATAGTTGGGAAGCAGCCAGTCTGCCACACCTATACAGATCGTTGTGTTGTGCATCACGATACAACTGTAAAAAGATGGATGGCCCACAGATACTGCTTTTTGTTTGGGTGTGGGAGCGTATGCCGCTCCTGGCACCTATACCCCGCAATCAGCTCGGCGATCAGTAATTACTATTAATTGTATTTAATTGTTAATTAGGTGCCGGCATATGAGCACCACTATCAGGTCCCGGCATATGAGCACTAGGTTCAGATGCCGGCATATGCCCAGCAGTTTCAGGATCCGGCATATGCCCAACAATTTCAGGATCCGGCATATGCCCAGTAGTGGCCGGCATATCAGCAGTAGGCAGCATAGATACCAGAACCACAGTCGCCTCAGGCACCTGAGCCCTACATACCATATCTGGTAATTCCAGCCAAGGGTCATTTTAGTTCGTTGGGTGGATCTGACACCATCAGTTTCTCTCAGGTCCTGAGAGATACAGATTATCTATTTTCAACGATACCGTAGGAAGGGCCTGCTACATCTCAGCATTTTGGTGGTCGTCGTGCCACTTCAGGTCATACCAGTGACTTCGACTTTGATCAGTCGACGGGTCATGTAGATCCGTCCGGTCCTTTCGCACCACCATGCCGCCAGTTGTTTGATTTGAATGAGTACCCGCAGCAGAAATGGGGAGACTTGAGATACGAGTTGCAGCACTGGTATGATCATGGTGGAGCGAGTGCTCCGGGGATGAGTGGCTCCGGTTTGTATGACACTGGTGGTGCGAGCATGACAGATGTCGGTGGTCCTGATGTTAGCAGTGGGCTGGATGTCGGTGTGTCTCAGAGTCATCCATATAACTTACGGACATAGACTGCGCCTCCGGACAAATACACCCCATCCTTGTATTCGAAGAAGGCGCCAAGGAAGTAGTCTGTTGCAGTTGATCTTGTATTCAGTGTTGTATTTAGTGTCGTATCTTATATTTAGATAATTCTATTcagtattattattatgacatatTTTGCTTTGTTCTCGTATAACTCTGTTTGGATCGAAATGTTTGTTCTCTAAAAAATTAAGTAATgaggttaaaaattttatttattataaattgttAACTAGGTTAAAGTAAATGACGAGGTTACAAAAAAAGTAACATATAATTATAAAGTAGGTCATAACAAAGTTACATTGAAAAGCTTAACCATTAATAACCTTCAGTGGAGCTTGGATCTGCGTGCTGAGGACATCGGCTGCGGCTATGT
This genomic window contains:
- the LOC112772724 gene encoding serine/threonine-protein phosphatase 7 long form homolog, giving the protein MVAVVMVVRKGRVRRMKKSEKLKGDWERVRRGREGGKSEKLEEDWGRMRRRKGRRGGCPPAVANRNLLHRKLDPPDTFNEVAAAALEFTRFQHILRVGEMRGRSALLSALVERWRPETHTFHLPVGEVIVTLEDASYILGLPISGEAVTGRLDSSHQFLVAKCIAYFGWEPGPQDHALGKFNIAWVRRCRDTEPCDTQESVEWYVRAHIFCVLRTVVFPDKSTTSFNSKFLPLLWNFHRISAYSWEAASLPHLYRSLCCASRYNCKKMDGPQILLFVWVWERMPLLAPIPRNQLGDQ